Proteins from a single region of Apium graveolens cultivar Ventura chromosome 7, ASM990537v1, whole genome shotgun sequence:
- the LOC141670549 gene encoding uncharacterized protein LOC141670549 isoform X1, with protein MVPTDAERAAAIRRRTKKTISDISTSSKAPRKFALHFPDEEDEVIIMPSPLNPNKGVIIRELQTVTAPFQSKEVDAHVKRNRPEGPEMTGNVAKKQKAWTPTNSIVQQMYAKMGHHNASEAEVQDWVNADVDASIDVTTNLCAELIMRQASHAKELKKLSRDNKILRFKLTRAESDMKKLSTSHEMKLKQDTEQFWKELFEEREKVKNVEKARDDAVEAARFGKECSDQAITNLNTKLEASPFDKTELETE; from the exons ATGGTGCCCACAGACGCAGAGCGTGCTGCTGCCATCCGCCGCAGAACCAAAAAAACTATTTCAg ATATATCTACATCATCAAAGGCTCCTAGAAAATTCGCGCTCCATTTTCCTGATGAGGAGGATGAGGTGATAATTATGCCTTCCCCTCTTAATCCAAATAAAGGAGTCATTATCCGCGAACTCCAAACTGTTACCGCTCCCTTTCAAAGCAAAGAGGTGGATGCCCATGTTAAACGGAATCGCCCGGAGGGCCCAGAGATGACAGGTAATGTGGCAAAAAAACAGAAGGCTTGGACTCCTACCAATTCCATTGTACAACAGATGTATGCCAAGATGGGCCATCATAATGCTTCCGAAGCTGAGGTTCAGGACTGGGTTAATGCTGATGTTGATGCTTCTATTGATGTGACCACAAATCTTTGTGCGGAGCTCATCATGAGGCAGGCCTCTCATGCCAAAGAATTAAAGAAATTGAGTCGCGATAACAAAATTCTGAGGTTTAAATTGACCCGGGCTGAATCTGATATGAAGAAACTGTCTACGAGTCACGAGATGAAGCTAAAGCAGGATACTGAGCAGTTTTGGAAGGAGCTCTTCGAAGAGAGGGAGAAGGTGAAGAATGTAGAGAAGGCTCGCGATGATGCTGTTGAGGCAGCCCGTTTTGGGAAAGAGTGCTCAGATCAAGCAATCACTAACCTTAACACCAAGCTCGAGGCCTCTCCTTTTGATAAGACTGAACTTGAAACCGAATAG
- the LOC141670549 gene encoding uncharacterized protein LOC141670549 isoform X2 has product MPSPLNPNKGVIIRELQTVTAPFQSKEVDAHVKRNRPEGPEMTGNVAKKQKAWTPTNSIVQQMYAKMGHHNASEAEVQDWVNADVDASIDVTTNLCAELIMRQASHAKELKKLSRDNKILRFKLTRAESDMKKLSTSHEMKLKQDTEQFWKELFEEREKVKNVEKARDDAVEAARFGKECSDQAITNLNTKLEASPFDKTELETE; this is encoded by the coding sequence ATGCCTTCCCCTCTTAATCCAAATAAAGGAGTCATTATCCGCGAACTCCAAACTGTTACCGCTCCCTTTCAAAGCAAAGAGGTGGATGCCCATGTTAAACGGAATCGCCCGGAGGGCCCAGAGATGACAGGTAATGTGGCAAAAAAACAGAAGGCTTGGACTCCTACCAATTCCATTGTACAACAGATGTATGCCAAGATGGGCCATCATAATGCTTCCGAAGCTGAGGTTCAGGACTGGGTTAATGCTGATGTTGATGCTTCTATTGATGTGACCACAAATCTTTGTGCGGAGCTCATCATGAGGCAGGCCTCTCATGCCAAAGAATTAAAGAAATTGAGTCGCGATAACAAAATTCTGAGGTTTAAATTGACCCGGGCTGAATCTGATATGAAGAAACTGTCTACGAGTCACGAGATGAAGCTAAAGCAGGATACTGAGCAGTTTTGGAAGGAGCTCTTCGAAGAGAGGGAGAAGGTGAAGAATGTAGAGAAGGCTCGCGATGATGCTGTTGAGGCAGCCCGTTTTGGGAAAGAGTGCTCAGATCAAGCAATCACTAACCTTAACACCAAGCTCGAGGCCTCTCCTTTTGATAAGACTGAACTTGAAACCGAATAG